The Rosa chinensis cultivar Old Blush chromosome 7, RchiOBHm-V2, whole genome shotgun sequence DNA segment AAGTCTGTTTCAAATGTTTCTGTGACAATTATGTATTTTCCAGTGTTAAGTTTTTGGTTCTGAGGTGTTTCTGTAAGGAGAACAAGTCCAGTATGtagatctatacattaggatttAAAGATTCCACAATTTAAAATTCACAAGCTCAAAAAATCTCAGAAAGAAAAGCTTCCCCATTTAATTGCTCATGATAAAAGTAGTGCAATGTGCTAAAGTAACTAGGGAACGCTTAAGGCCATTGGAGTTTGAGCTCTATAActgtttcttttctctttgccaTCCCAAAAACTGTCCACAATAGGCAAAGTTGTCTGGCACTCCAAGTCACACTACAGTATGCCCTTGAACATTCCTTCTGGCACTTGCAGCTCAAAGATCAAATTTAGAACATAGAAGAAATTTAGAATATGGATTTTTAAATGATATATACAACATGGCTTGACATGAAACCACTCCTTTCtggaccaaaaagttgattggAGAATATCTGCTTAATTGGTGCATAAGTGTGTTTACATAAAATGTATAAAACAAGTTAACAACCTTCAAGGGAAACTTATAGACATGACTAGAAAGTTAGTAGATTAGGGTAGGCCCTAATTAGATCATGATCTCGGCAAAGTTATCTAAATGAATCATAGAATAAATGGTGGAAGTACTGGAATTGGTATTAGTCTTCCTGTTGTTTTCGCATTTAAGTCTTCAACTTTATAATTCTATGTCCTGTTAAAAAACCCTATATTAATTTGATAGAAATGATGATATTTGTAAGAGTACTATCATCTTCAATATCCATGGTATCCTTGATATTTCTCAACGTGTGCCTGCAATAGGTGTAATTCTTTTCTGATATTTCATGTAGTATTTTTATGTAAGTTTTCTTATAATTTCTCTAATGTCACAATGATATTGCTGTATTTTCAGACTCTTGATATCTCAGTTACCATTAATATTCAAAAAACCTTCTTGTTACATTGATTACTGAAGGTTGACCatgaatatataaatatatatatatatatatatataggatttttctcaggtgcggacgtccgtaccgaaatttcggtacggatttccggttttcacccgctttccgatcacatattttgatcataaccgttcagtttttaggtcctaatgtatagatcatctgtacaaaatttcagccaatttggtgatcgttaaggcatccaaaactgcaatttacacgaacgaactgaatctgtcgaaccagaactgttcgtgtacattgttgtaatttgcagttttggatgccttaacgatcaccaaattggctgaaattttgcataggtgatctatatattaggacctaaaaactgaacggttaagatgtgaaaatgtgatcgaaaagtgggggaaaacaggaaatccgtaccatcCGCATGGTACGGACTTCCGCACCGTAGCCGGACTGTATATACAGTATATACAGTCCGGCTACGGTGGTTGGGGTTTTCATTTGCACATGTGGTGGGCTGAGTTCGAATCTCTCCAACTGCAAAATCTGGggtttattttagatttttccATATCCGGTTGCGTATACAGATGTATATTATTTTGTTTGAAACATATCAAAGCCGTGCAAGCGGTCTGGTCGTTGGGGCTTTCATTTGCATGCTTGGTGGTCTGGGTTCGAATCTCCCCAACCCCAAATCCCcaaaatttggggtttattttggatttttccatatccggttgggtatacagatatatatatatatatatattattttgtttgaCACATATCAATGCCgtgcaagtggcatggtggttggggctttcCTTTGCATGCGTATTGgggtgggttcgagtctccccaactgcaaaatttgaagtttattttggatttttccatatctaGTTGGCCAGGGTCATTTTACATATTTGACTTccatgtgggtcccacttttgctgagttggactgccacgtcagcagttaacgtattggacgagaaaatgatattgcaggggtgtttttgatgaaattgaaagtcgagggactgaatcgatgttggatcgataccacagggtactaaacaatatttagcccaAAATTGAATAATCAAAGATCAGATTGAACTGTATACAGCATATATTACACAGACTATACATTTGTCTGTAAATGCATACATCAAACATGTGAATGCGCACGTATGTGTTTATTAGTCATGGTAATCTTTGAATAAAGTGCAGTTAGTTGTTTATTATTTATTGTTAGTATAATTGTTTAAATCAGTGAAATTTTTTTCACCAGGTACTGTATTTATGCCCCCAAAGTGGTCCTTGGGTTATCAACAATTAATGTTGCTGGAGCTATGACTCTGATAAGAGAGTTCAAGAGGCATGTAGTTGGTATTTATCTCAAGTTAGGTTCTCTCTATtaccccacccccccccccccgcgggAAAAATCTTCATTCGTTCCTGCACATTATATATTTGAAAGTAGGAATCTGTCACCTTACAAACTCACTAATCTTAAATCAACCTGCATTATTTTAGGGACCTATTTTTGAAGCCTGAAAGATGACCCAATTTGAGTTAAAAAGGCTCAAACGAATATGTGTTGTTTCTAGCTTGTTATAACTCTTTTTCTGGTGCTTACATGTACATGTATGTCCTAGGAAGGACTTTCATAAATTGATTATCTGTTTAACTCCATGCATTTGCATGTCAACATGAAAGATAGAATCTTCTCTCTGCTGCAGGTGCTGAAGAGTTTTCTTGATACGTCTGAAGCTGAAGTAAGGTCACTAATTAATCTCCTTGTACTCTGAAGTGGTGAGTGCAGTCCACAATTCCACAGTTTCTCTTTTCTTCATAGATATATTCTTTGTGCTGTGCAGCTTATTGCTGGTCTACTGTCCTAACTCCCAACTCTTTTCTTGCAGGGAAGAAATGCAGATTCTTTGTCTCAATACTTTGGGGAGGATCCATCTCGGTGTCCTTTTGAACAAGGTTTGCTTTGATCTATCACTCATGATCTGAATACCTCACACCAGACACAGATTATTATTCTTCTCTAGATTATCCCCATTCTGAATGGTTCAACCTTTGGACTTGGTCACCTAGGGCCACCATTGACCCACTTCACCTCATGAAACATTGGTTCACTTTTTTTAATGTCTGGAGTGTTACCAAGACAGTTGGTAAAGAAACCTAATAAAACCTAAATAGTGTGCCAATCAAATAATCTAATAGTGTAAAGGTGCTCCACCCCTGCTGTATTGCAGTCTTCAAAGAATCCTTCTATTCCTTTCCATCCATATTACCCACAGAGCTTTATGATGGAAATCCAAAAGTCTGTTGATAAACATGAAATCAGGCCCCAACTGGTACTTGAATTATGTCTGGAAGAAATGAATTTGCAAGGTAGGGTTAGAGTATTTACTCCATTTAACTTTGGCTGAAAGTCGCTTGATGAGAGGGAAATCATTGAAATCCATTGATAATGGTCAAGGCAAAAATAGATAGGGATATGCTCAGTGTATTTCAGTCAATGATCGATGCAATGCAGATGCTTAAGTCTAATCTTGGAGAGATAGTGTAACTGTCATTGTAGGTTTCTTTTATGATTTACTTATATCATGTCTGATGATTTAAAAGCTTTGATCTTTGAAATTTATTGGCCATGCAGTGACACAGGTGTTGTTCGTCTTCGTCAAGATGGTCAGCAAGTGGCGAGAGGAAAATGAAAGACTAGCTGATATTGAAAAGAAGAAGCTTGAAAAAGAAGCCATGAAAGAGCGAACTATAGCTAATTCATCTGCAAAGAAAGATGCTGTGGATAGAGCAACATGAGATCGACATATATTGGTGTGGTTTTGGAGGGTAAATTCTACATATATTCTTGCTGATACTTTATGGATTAACATATATTCTTGCTGATACTTTATGGATTAACATACTTGGAGCAAAAGTTAACTACTGCTACTAAATTTATCTACTCTGCTGAATATCAGGCATTTGCACCTCTTTCGGGAGTTGCTGTGCAAATCAAGATGTACACTGCATTAGGCTATTTATAATGGTCAACTAGTTGGCGATTTTCACATGTGCTCTTTCTAAGCATTTCTCCTGCGAAACGATAATGTGTATAATACAACTTGCCTTGTTGTATTCGAGCTGTAAATATGTAAGAAATTATGCTAGCACTGTAATATTCTTTCCTTCTCTCAAATCATTTTGTACGATCTCATCTAAAAGGAAGAACGATTTTGTTGAGACAATTTTTTGGATTTTAATGGGCATGTGGCCTTGGTATGGAGATAACCTAGATGAATATGAATCATCGATTGATGATCTTTGATTACTTGAATTCACATGAACATTTTCATGCCTACCCATTTGTTTGCTGCAACATTTCATCAATTCTAAAACAGTGAAAACCAAATAGTAAAGACCATTTACAAATTGGGACTTCAGCCTCCATTGTACCAAAGGCGACAAAATAAAACCATTTACAGGTTCATCTTAATTTTACTTAAGTTGAGAGAACTGCTAAGATCAGTTCTGATATTCGGGAGAGGAATTGCAACTAGTCAGGATTGTCCTGCATGTACCAAATTAAGAACAATGTGTGCTAGAAGAACTTCCAATATATCAAAAGCTGGAGCTCTTATTTCTTTTAATACAGAGATCTTAGTTTCTTATTACATACAGATATTATTTAAGCTTGACCATTTTGATTAATATTATTGCATCACTTATATGAAAGCTATTTAAGATCCTTCTATACAGATTGATCTTACTTAGATCTGTACGTGAGATATTGATCAATTACTAAATGTGGTTCCGCTGTTTAATTACCACACGTCCACACCCATGATGACAGCCACCGGTCCTGACAGGTGGTTTACCCCCCGAACTAATCTTCATTTGAAGATGCAGCCTGCTACTGAAGGCACGGGTCTTCTCTTCTACAAGGACAATCTAACAGTTGATTAGTTACTGTTAGTATATCATGTTTGGCATTCCTCACATTAACAAAATATTTATACCCGAGGGTtagaagcccaagcccataaTTGTTTAAAtacaattgttgtggttgtcttgCTGTCAAAAACTCACTTTAAGACTTGAAGATTAGTTTGCTGCCTTGCTGTCAGCTTCCCTATCTTGGCATAATAGTTTAATTGCAACTTggttcttcttctgttttgtgTGGTTGCCTTGCTCTCGAAAGCCAAAGGCCAAGTTTGAAGAATTAGTTCAATTACAACTTGATATTCTCATCACAGTTTGCTGCGTTGCTGTCGTGCTTCCCCAACCCATCTCATCTTGTTGTCTTGTCCAAGATCAAGCTTCAACCTTGCAGATCAGAAGAAGTCCCCTCTTCCTCATGGCATAGGTAAAGTCATGCATGTCATCTCTTTCACaaaagtcaatggtttttcatggGTTCCATTTGGGTGTCAGTTTTGATTAAGGAGCTGGAGTGTTTGGCTTCTAGAATTGGTGTTcccaattgaaattaggagcATGGGTTTACACGTGCAATCTGAAATTAAGGGTATGGGTTTACCTTCTCAAATTGAGTTTAAAGGTTCTTTGAGTGAActgttctttctcttcctcctctatatatATTGGTTCTCTGTTCCTATTCGGGTATTGAAAACACTTGTGCTTTTCAGTCCCTTTGTTTATCAAGAGtttatctctttggttttctgcttttcaaagtgtattgttccatgttgaaaacaatttgaaaaacacaaaaccattcatgcatattcatcTCTTGCATCCCATGAGTTCAGTTGGGAATTGTATGcttcaaaggtgaaatctccAAGTCGAACTTGCTGCGTTCATAGCTTGTTTCATAGTTGAGATTTCTGAGTTGTATCACTTGTATAAACAATTAGCAAGTAGTGATTACACACAGCCTAGTGAGTCAGTCTAGGAAGGATTGCCGCGGTTAGTTCAATCCTTGTAGTGGAAACTTGTAATCTGTTTTTCATTAgtgatttggttttggtctttcaagtgtaaaggccacgcagatgttttcccttgatagggttttactgcgtcaacaaaaatctgtgttctttaatgctttagttggtttgcttgattggTCAATATATTTTGTTCAATATCAGCACTCAGGATTGATCACCCAGTTGCAATGCCTGAGAAagttttgaacaaaaaattggttgtgagcctattcacccccctcTAGGCTCCTTTTAGGATCTTTAATTGGTATCAGAGAGGGTCACTAACCTGTGTTAGTGTGTTCCTCTGGCCTCCTAGAATGGACCGTGATAGAGTCTCTAGTTCCATTAACTCTCCTCCATATTTTGATGGGAAAGATTATTCTCAATGGAAAGTAATGATGATGGCTTTCCTGCAATCTCAAGAGGATAAGTTGTGGAACATTATAGAGAAGGGTTGGATAGAACCAACTAAAAAGGAAACTGAAATTTCAAATCCTATTCCTAAACCAAGAGGTGAGTGGATTGTTGCTGAGCAATTTGATCACAAATGTGATACTAAAGCTCGCTATAGCCTTTTCGCTGCCTTGTCggataaggaaagaaaaagaattacaaaTTGTCCAACTGCTAAAGCTTCTTGGGAATTACTTCAAACCACTCATGAGGGTAACAAAAAGGTGAAGGCACAAAAACTTCAAAGCCTTGTGCTTGAATCTGAAGAAATGACTATGAGAGAGGGTGAATCTGTTGATGACTTCCATAGTCGCCTCATCAATATTACCAATCAATGTCATGGGTTGGGTGATCCTATTTTAGAGCACAGAATTGTGAAAAAGTTTCTTCAAGCTCTTCCTCCTAGTTTTGAGGCTAAGCAAATTGCCATTGAGGAAGCTCAAGATCTTGATTCATACTCATTAGATGAGCTTGTGGGAAATTTGAAAACCTTTGAGTCAAAAAGGAGAAAGGGTCAGAAAGAAAAATCAATTGCTTTAAGCactttgaaaaaagaagaagatcctTCTGATTTTAATCTAGAAGAATTTGCTCTTCTCTCAAAACAGttcaaaaaatttcttaaatCCGGAAGGTCATTCTCTTCTAAAATTTTTTCTGGTTCCACTTCTTCCAAAAGAAATCAAATCGATGATGCTTCTAATGACAAATACTCAAAGTCTTCCAAGCCTTTTCAAAAGAAGTTTTTCAGTGAAAAACCAAAATGTTTTGAGTGTCAAGGATATGGTCATCTTGCTACTGATTGTGCAAACAAGAAATATAAGTCTCAATCAAATAGAGCTTTTAAAACCTCTTGGAGTGATAGTGAATCTGAAACTCAGTCCGACCCTGAAGAGAAAAATGTTGCTCTTGTTGGTACcacccaaaatgagtcctcaggTGAATCTAATGATGATGAGCACTCCGAGGAGGTAGCCTCTAACAAGTTCTAGCAACTGTACAAAGCCTAAAAAATAATGATTGGAAAGACTGAGGAATTGAAGGATCAACTTGCtgtttgtgaaaaagaaaaatctgggATCGCTGAGAAGTTGCAATCCTGCAAGAAGAAGTgggaaattgaaagaaatgcaTTGGTAAGTCAAGTGGAGACTCTGCAAGAGAACTTGAATGCTCAAATCAGGTTAGTCAATTCTTTAACTTCTGAAAAAATCTCTCTTGAAAAATCCTTACATGATTCTCAAGAaaagttttcaaaattttcaattggatctgataaagtttccaaaatgattGGAATGGGAAAAGTTGATAGGGACAAAAAGGGTCTTGGTTTTCATTTTGGAGAAAGCTCCTCTAAAAAGCCAACTATTTTTGTGAAAAGTAGGTTGCTGCCTAAAGAAAATGTCCCTAAGTCATCCAAAAAATTCATTCCCATTTGTCACCATTATGGTATTACTGGACACATTAGACCAAGGTGTCATAAACTCAGAAATAGT contains these protein-coding regions:
- the LOC112177768 gene encoding uncharacterized protein LOC112177768, whose product is MDRDRVSSSINSPPYFDGKDYSQWKVMMMAFLQSQEDKLWNIIEKGWIEPTKKETEISNPIPKPRGEWIVAEQFDHKCDTKARYSLFAALSDKERKRITNCPTAKASWELLQTTHEGNKKVKAQKLQSLVLESEEMTMREGESVDDFHSRLINITNQCHGLGDPILEHRIVKKFLQALPPSFEAKQIAIEEAQDLDSYSLDELVGNLKTFESKRRKGQKEKSIALSTLKKEEDPSDFNLEEFALLSKQFKKFLKSGRSFSSKIFSGSTSSKRNQIDDASNDKYSKSSKPFQKKFFSEKPKCFECQGYGHLATDCANKKYKSQSNRAFKTSWSDSESETQSDPEEKNVALVGTTQNESSGESNDDEHSEEVASNKF